In Halalkalicoccus subterraneus, a single genomic region encodes these proteins:
- a CDS encoding CPBP family intramembrane glutamic endopeptidase gives MANWATFVGLTGVVTLLLLALSHASQTAISEPDSDIDVEPTSGLLLVNVALSQGVFLSLLLAAAWYTQIPRSALGVSGGSTGTAALGAGLAVGTALYVASELGGAVADRLDVEYDEGLRELLAPDSPGGWAVLLGLVLPVIAVFEEVLFRAALIGAVAAGYGVSPWLLAVLSSILFALGHGAQGTSGIVVTGLLGFALAAAFIVTESLLVVVLAHYLVNALEFLIHEGIGIEWL, from the coding sequence GTGGCCAACTGGGCGACGTTCGTCGGCCTGACGGGCGTCGTCACCCTCTTGCTTCTCGCGCTGTCTCACGCCTCGCAAACCGCGATCAGCGAACCCGATTCCGACATCGACGTCGAGCCGACGAGCGGCCTCTTGCTCGTGAACGTCGCGCTTTCACAGGGCGTCTTTCTCAGCCTGCTTCTCGCCGCCGCGTGGTACACGCAGATTCCCCGTAGCGCGCTCGGCGTCAGTGGTGGGTCGACCGGGACTGCGGCGCTCGGTGCCGGTCTCGCGGTCGGGACCGCCCTCTACGTCGCCTCGGAACTGGGTGGGGCGGTCGCCGACCGGCTGGACGTCGAGTACGACGAGGGGCTCAGAGAGCTCCTCGCACCGGATTCACCGGGCGGCTGGGCGGTACTGTTGGGGCTCGTCCTTCCGGTGATCGCCGTCTTCGAGGAGGTCCTCTTTCGGGCCGCGCTGATCGGCGCAGTAGCGGCGGGCTACGGCGTTTCGCCGTGGCTCCTGGCCGTTCTGTCCTCGATCCTCTTCGCGCTCGGCCACGGTGCACAGGGCACCAGCGGGATCGTCGTCACCGGCCTGCTGGGGTTCGCGCTCGCGGCGGCGTTCATCGTCACCGAGAGCCTGCTCGTGGTCGTCCTCGCACACTACCTCGTGAACGCCCTCGAATTCCTGATCCACGAGGGGATCGGGATCGAGTGGCTCTAA
- a CDS encoding MGMT family protein, whose product MDESDTGIYARALGEFGVVRIGIASRRVISLSIPEEPPDEATRGHPLLDQIERVLAGESDDFEDVPIALTVPTDHRAVLERVREVPYGETTDVATLTRTVPGLDSEEDEGVVRAALEANPVPILLPSHRVVDGPSALPAGLDRRLRELESSP is encoded by the coding sequence ATGGACGAAAGCGACACGGGAATCTACGCTCGGGCGCTCGGGGAGTTCGGTGTGGTGCGGATCGGGATCGCCTCCCGACGCGTCATCAGTCTCTCGATTCCCGAGGAGCCACCCGATGAGGCGACGCGTGGCCACCCGTTGCTCGATCAGATCGAGCGCGTTCTGGCCGGCGAGTCAGACGACTTCGAGGACGTCCCGATCGCGCTCACGGTCCCGACGGACCACCGTGCGGTGCTCGAACGGGTGCGCGAGGTCCCATACGGGGAGACGACGGACGTGGCGACCCTCACCCGGACGGTACCGGGGCTCGATTCCGAGGAGGACGAGGGGGTCGTCCGGGCCGCCCTGGAGGCCAATCCGGTTCCGATCCTGCTGCCCTCACACCGCGTCGTCGACGGTCCGAGCGCACTCCCTGCAGGGCTCGACCGACGGCTTCGGGAGCTCGAATCGAGCCCTTAG
- the trpC gene encoding indole-3-glycerol phosphate synthase, whose product MNTSDALAPAVEAILRSAREREGGHEPLAVEARSFPEAVAAAEREGRVPVIAEVKPTSPTTEGVREDEPVELAREMVAGGAAALSVLTEPEHFGGSPETLERVREAVDVPVLRKDFLLREDQLDVVESDLVLLIARFVDDLAGLIEAARERGFQPLVEVHTREELEEALAAGAEIVGINNRDLARLEVDLATFESVAKEAPEDVLLVAESGISSEEDVRRMRTAGADALLIGTAIMDGDVRENTEEFTTQ is encoded by the coding sequence ATGAACACTAGTGATGCGCTCGCGCCCGCCGTCGAGGCGATCCTTCGGTCGGCCCGCGAGCGCGAAGGGGGGCACGAGCCGCTTGCGGTCGAGGCCCGGTCGTTCCCCGAGGCGGTCGCCGCCGCGGAGCGCGAGGGACGGGTCCCCGTAATCGCCGAGGTCAAACCCACGAGCCCGACGACGGAGGGCGTCCGGGAGGACGAGCCCGTCGAGTTGGCTCGAGAAATGGTCGCCGGCGGGGCGGCGGCGCTGTCGGTGCTGACTGAGCCCGAGCACTTCGGGGGGTCGCCCGAAACGCTGGAGCGGGTGCGCGAGGCCGTCGACGTGCCGGTGCTCAGGAAGGACTTCCTGCTTCGGGAGGACCAGCTCGACGTCGTCGAGTCCGATCTCGTTCTCCTAATCGCACGGTTCGTCGACGACCTCGCGGGGCTTATCGAAGCGGCGAGAGAACGGGGATTCCAGCCGCTGGTCGAGGTTCACACCCGCGAGGAACTCGAGGAAGCGCTCGCGGCCGGCGCGGAGATCGTCGGGATCAATAACCGCGATCTCGCCCGGTTGGAGGTCGATCTCGCGACCTTCGAGTCGGTCGCGAAGGAGGCCCCCGAGGACGTGCTACTGGTCGCAGAAAGCGGGATCAGTTCGGAGGAGGACGTCCGGCGGATGCGGACGGCGGGCGCGGACGCGCTGTTGATCGGTACCGCCATCATGGACGGGGACGTACGCGAGAACACCGAGGAGTTCACCACGCAATGA
- the trpB gene encoding tryptophan synthase subunit beta has translation MSTHETKFGRYGGQYVPEALMPAIEELEDAYQRYVLENEDGFMDDFRARLRDFGGRPTPLQHAEALSARYDREVYLKREDLLHGGAHKLNNALGQALLAKYMGKERIIAETGAGQHGTATAMACAHLGLDCEIYMGERDINRQRPNVFRMRLNGAEMNPVTTGRGTLKEAISETMRDWATSVEDTHYVIGSVVGPHPFPRMVRDFQAVISEEARGQIEEKTGQLPDSVLACAGGGSNTMGAFHEFMGEDVDLYAVEAGGSSLEVDEKGGVAPNSASLSTGSEGVLHGARTKLLQDSDGQIMESHSVSSGLDYAGVGPELAHLVDEERVTPVNVDDDGALEGFHRLSQLEGIIPALETAHAFAFLEEEYEDLGEVVIVNVSGRGDKDLESVIEETAEREIEGAPDMDVFQGGL, from the coding sequence ATGAGCACGCACGAGACCAAGTTCGGACGCTACGGCGGCCAGTACGTACCCGAGGCGCTGATGCCCGCGATCGAGGAGCTGGAGGACGCGTATCAGCGGTACGTCCTCGAAAACGAGGACGGGTTCATGGACGACTTCCGCGCCCGTCTACGGGACTTCGGCGGGCGACCCACGCCGCTACAGCACGCCGAGGCGCTCTCGGCGCGTTACGACCGGGAGGTGTATCTCAAACGCGAGGACCTCCTCCACGGCGGGGCGCACAAGCTGAACAACGCTCTCGGGCAAGCGTTGCTCGCCAAATACATGGGCAAGGAACGGATCATCGCCGAGACCGGTGCCGGGCAACACGGCACCGCGACGGCGATGGCGTGTGCCCATCTGGGACTGGACTGCGAGATCTATATGGGCGAGCGCGACATCAACCGCCAGCGTCCCAACGTCTTCCGAATGCGACTGAACGGCGCGGAAATGAACCCCGTGACGACGGGACGGGGAACCCTCAAGGAGGCCATCTCGGAGACGATGCGCGACTGGGCCACCTCGGTCGAGGACACCCACTACGTGATCGGCAGCGTCGTGGGCCCGCATCCGTTCCCGCGGATGGTCCGGGACTTTCAGGCGGTGATCAGTGAGGAGGCCCGCGGGCAGATCGAGGAGAAAACAGGACAATTGCCCGACAGCGTGCTCGCGTGTGCGGGCGGGGGCTCGAACACGATGGGGGCGTTCCACGAGTTCATGGGGGAGGATGTCGATCTCTATGCCGTCGAGGCCGGCGGCAGTAGCCTCGAAGTGGACGAGAAGGGTGGCGTGGCGCCGAACTCCGCGTCGCTTTCCACTGGCAGCGAGGGCGTCCTCCACGGCGCGCGAACCAAACTGCTACAGGACTCGGACGGCCAGATCATGGAGTCACACTCGGTCTCGTCGGGGCTCGACTACGCGGGCGTCGGCCCCGAACTCGCCCATCTCGTCGACGAGGAGCGAGTGACTCCGGTGAACGTCGACGACGACGGGGCTCTCGAGGGCTTTCACCGGCTCTCCCAGTTGGAGGGAATCATCCCTGCGCTGGAGACGGCCCACGCCTTCGCCTTCCTCGAAGAGGAGTACGAGGACTTGGGAGAGGTCGTGATCGTCAACGTCTCGGGGCGCGGAGACAAGGACCTCGAATCGGTGATCGAGGAGACCGCCGAACGCGAGATCGAAGGGGCACCTGACATGGACGTCTTCCAGGGGGGACTATGA